A region of Nostoc sp. 'Peltigera membranacea cyanobiont' N6 DNA encodes the following proteins:
- a CDS encoding zinc-dependent metalloprotease: MKNRLTFYIILLHSLFLGIATASAKSPSLNGVDTELLANHKAVQVIESVVTANSQLTTETDSTKISALSLKNINIPQKQRLPSGQVWVVNQNKHPQPQPFIWVVKDPQKVAQQPFLQVAKPPEKPKPGKTPTAKDELEVFDEVVKNTQKSGGLFTLYRNKEKNKIYLEIKPEQLNKNYLATATLESGIGERGIYSGMPLQDFLFYFQRVDDKLNFVIRNVNFRTREGDPQVRSLARSFSDSVLYSIAIKSIHPQRKTILIDLGDLLLTDLGGLSVSLGVPKTTDQSYFGTAKAFPQNLEIESILNFSGGPGHETEVPGFASLPDNRGFTLRVHYSLSQLPDKDYRPRLADDRIGYFITAYQDLSKDDRGDSFVRYINRWDLEKQDPKAVISRPKKPIVFWIDNAVPLEYRDAMKEGILMWNKAFLKAGFKDAIEVRQMPDDATWDPADIRYNTVRWINTVDGYFAMGPSRVNPLTGEILDADILVDASFIRALKNEYRKIVQPNQAQNQTTLSALMQNRLLCANGLDAKNNGVPQQMEGQQGLLNSLSKMAGEYDLCYGMEAANQFALGSLAMSLLPDTMATPDQVKEYINQYLRLIIAHEVGHTLGLRHNFRGSTLLAPQEMNNTEITKNKGLTTSVMDYIPPNIAPQGTKQGDYFPSMVGPYDEWAIKYGYIPIKTSTPIAEKPILEEIAAQSYKPELSYSTDEDVYDLDPTADAWDNSSNVLLYSQWQLNNARVMWERLDKRYPLAGDGYSDVSERFSTVLGNYFQQIYYTTKYIGGQSFYRIHPSEIPSGVSQHRLPFEPVPVEEQRQALETLQKYVFAEDALSFSPELLNKLAPSRWRHWGSSPRVGRLDFPIHDLVLLMQGSVLRDLLSGDRLSRLKDIELKTKPENALTLPELFDTLQSGIWTEVIKPKGKPMKISSLRRGLQRQYLDILTAMVLRKESVPEDARTLAWYKLKQLDEQLKGVNSEDEYTKAHLLETRDRIEKVLNAPLQGN, translated from the coding sequence ATGAAAAACAGATTAACTTTTTATATTATTTTGTTACATAGTTTATTTTTAGGAATAGCAACGGCTAGCGCCAAGTCACCGTCTTTGAATGGAGTTGATACAGAGTTGTTGGCGAACCATAAGGCTGTGCAAGTTATAGAATCTGTAGTTACAGCCAATAGTCAGTTAACGACAGAAACTGATTCAACTAAAATCTCAGCTTTATCACTCAAGAATATCAATATTCCTCAGAAACAGAGGCTACCATCAGGGCAAGTTTGGGTAGTTAATCAAAATAAACACCCACAACCTCAACCGTTTATTTGGGTAGTAAAAGATCCTCAAAAAGTAGCACAGCAACCATTTTTACAAGTTGCCAAACCTCCAGAAAAGCCTAAACCTGGCAAAACACCAACAGCAAAGGATGAGTTAGAGGTATTTGATGAGGTAGTGAAAAACACCCAAAAGTCAGGGGGACTATTTACCCTTTATCGCAATAAAGAAAAGAATAAAATTTATCTAGAAATTAAGCCAGAGCAACTCAACAAAAATTACCTAGCTACCGCAACCCTAGAATCGGGCATTGGCGAACGAGGTATTTATAGTGGTATGCCTCTACAAGATTTTTTATTTTATTTCCAACGGGTGGATGATAAATTAAACTTTGTCATCCGCAATGTCAATTTTCGCACTCGTGAGGGAGATCCTCAAGTGCGATCGCTAGCTCGGTCTTTTAGTGATTCTGTTCTCTACAGCATTGCGATTAAAAGCATTCACCCACAACGCAAAACTATTCTCATCGACTTGGGCGATTTATTACTGACAGATTTAGGTGGATTATCTGTAAGTTTAGGAGTCCCAAAAACCACTGACCAGTCCTATTTTGGTACTGCTAAAGCTTTTCCTCAAAACTTAGAAATTGAGTCCATTTTAAATTTCTCTGGTGGCCCTGGTCATGAGACTGAAGTACCAGGCTTCGCATCGCTACCTGACAACCGTGGCTTTACCCTGCGTGTCCACTATAGTCTCTCCCAACTACCTGATAAAGATTATCGACCGCGCCTTGCTGACGATCGCATCGGTTATTTCATCACTGCCTATCAAGATTTATCCAAAGACGATCGCGGCGATTCTTTTGTCCGCTACATAAATCGTTGGGATTTAGAAAAACAAGACCCAAAAGCAGTAATTTCTCGCCCCAAAAAACCGATTGTCTTTTGGATTGATAACGCTGTGCCCTTAGAGTACCGCGATGCGATGAAAGAAGGTATCTTAATGTGGAACAAGGCTTTTCTGAAAGCTGGATTTAAGGATGCAATTGAAGTCCGCCAAATGCCCGATGACGCAACCTGGGACCCTGCCGATATTCGTTACAACACAGTTCGCTGGATCAATACAGTCGATGGTTATTTTGCAATGGGGCCATCCCGCGTTAATCCTTTGACTGGGGAAATTTTGGATGCAGACATTCTCGTAGATGCCAGCTTTATCCGGGCACTCAAAAATGAGTATCGCAAAATCGTCCAACCCAACCAAGCACAAAACCAGACTACTCTATCAGCTTTGATGCAAAATCGGCTACTTTGCGCCAATGGGTTAGATGCAAAAAACAATGGTGTACCCCAGCAGATGGAAGGGCAACAGGGGTTGTTAAATAGTTTATCTAAAATGGCAGGCGAGTACGATTTATGCTACGGAATGGAAGCTGCTAATCAATTTGCCCTTGGTTCGCTGGCGATGTCACTATTACCAGATACGATGGCCACTCCAGACCAGGTGAAAGAATATATCAATCAATATTTACGTTTAATCATCGCTCACGAAGTTGGACATACCCTTGGTTTACGTCATAACTTCCGTGGTAGTACTCTGTTAGCACCACAGGAGATGAATAATACAGAAATTACTAAAAATAAAGGTCTGACAACTTCCGTAATGGATTACATTCCCCCAAATATTGCCCCTCAAGGGACAAAACAGGGAGATTATTTTCCTAGTATGGTGGGGCCTTATGATGAATGGGCGATTAAGTACGGCTACATACCAATTAAGACATCAACTCCCATAGCAGAGAAGCCAATTTTGGAAGAAATTGCTGCACAATCCTATAAACCAGAGTTGAGTTATTCTACAGATGAAGATGTGTATGACCTTGACCCAACTGCTGATGCTTGGGATAATAGCAGTAATGTGCTGCTTTATTCTCAGTGGCAGTTGAATAATGCGCGGGTGATGTGGGAACGTCTTGATAAGCGTTACCCATTAGCTGGTGATGGTTACAGCGATGTGAGCGAACGTTTTAGCACAGTATTGGGTAACTATTTTCAGCAAATATACTATACTACAAAATACATTGGGGGACAGTCTTTCTATCGGATTCACCCTAGCGAAATACCCTCTGGAGTTAGCCAACACAGATTACCATTTGAACCAGTACCAGTTGAAGAACAACGGCAAGCTTTAGAGACGCTGCAAAAGTATGTGTTTGCAGAAGATGCCCTGAGCTTTTCACCAGAACTCCTGAATAAATTAGCACCTTCCCGTTGGCGACATTGGGGTAGTTCTCCGCGAGTTGGCCGTTTAGATTTTCCCATTCATGACTTGGTGCTACTCATGCAGGGTTCTGTGCTGCGGGATTTACTCTCAGGCGATCGCCTTTCTCGGCTCAAGGATATTGAACTCAAAACGAAACCAGAAAATGCACTGACTCTACCGGAACTATTTGACACCTTGCAATCAGGGATCTGGACAGAAGTAATCAAACCAAAAGGGAAGCCAATGAAGATTTCTAGTTTGCGGCGAGGCTTGCAGCGCCAATATCTAGACATTTTGACGGCTATGGTATTACGTAAAGAATCTGTACCAGAAGATGCTCGGACTTTAGCTTGGTATAAACTAAAACAACTGGATGAGCAACTGAAGGGGGTGAATTCCGAGGATGAATACACCAAAGCGCACTTACTAGAAACGCGCGATCGCATCGAGAAAGTCTTAAACGCACCCTTGCAAGGAAATTAA